In Rhodocyclaceae bacterium, the sequence ATGTACCACTCGGGCCGCAACACCTTGCGCAAGGTTCGCCGCGAGGCCACCGCCGAGGACGCCGTGGATGTCGTGCGCGGCGAGCGCCGCCGGCGCCTGCACAAGGCCTTCCTGCGCTACCACGACCCGAACAACTGGCCGTTGCTGCGCGAGGCGCTCAAAGCCATGGGCCGCGCCGACCTCATCGGCAACGGCAAGCACCACCTGATTCCCACCTTCCAGCCCGCCGCCGACGGGCACTACGTCTCGGCGCGGCGCAAGAACTCGACGCCGGGCGGCCAGCCTCAGCGGGGGCGCCTGCTCACGCAGCACACCGGGCTGCCGCCGCGCGCGACCGGCGGCGGCAAGCCGGCTCCCGGGAATCGTCGCAAGCGAGGCTGAATGAAAAGATGCCCGGGCCGGCGCCTCGCATTCACCAGCGCACCCGCGCCGCCCTCGACTCGATCCGCTGCGCGTCTTCCTCCAGCAGCAGGCCGGACTTCACCATGCCGTCAGCGACTGCCCGTACCCGCGACAGGTAGGCCTCCGGCGTCTGGTAGCGCTCCGACAGCGACGGCCTGGGATCGCCGAAATCGCGCCGCTGGTCGGCACGCCGCAGGAACGGCACGATGCTTCCATCGAGGTAGCACAGTTCGCCCGGCGTACCGGACGCCGCGCCGCGCACGCCCCAGCCCATGCTGGTAGCCACCGGTACCGCCTGCTCCGGCACCCGCAGCCCGCCGATCTCGTTGCCGTCGGCATCGACCTGGGGTACCCGCACCGGGTAGTCGCCAGCCAGGACGCCGGGCAGCCCGCCGGCGAACCGGCCCTGCGCGAAATCGGGTCCGTAGTCGAAGCGCCTCTTCGGTGCCGGACCGGTCGCCTTCTGCACGCCGGGCAGGTTCGGAAAACGCCAGCGCGACGCCGCCACCAGCGTGCCATCGGAGAGCTTCGGATAGGCCGACGCCGGCGGCGGCGTGCCGTCGCGTACCCAGCGGTCCATCGCCAGCAGCAGGTTGCGCAGCAGCGGCCGCGGGTCGATGGTGTTGGGCGGCAGTGCGCACACGCCCGGCGGCATGGTCGCACCCATGATGTGCTGCGTGCCTGCGAAGTGGTAGACGCGCACATCGTCTGGCAAAGCTCCATCGCGCTGGCCGGTGGGGTCGGTCGTCACCAGCGACTGACCGCTCTGCCAGTACTCGATGCCGGTGGTCGTGTGGACCACCTTCGGGCAGTTGTTGCGCGCCCGGCACCGGTTGAGGATGCCGTCGACCCGGCCGCCGAACGGATCGGTCTCGTCCTGGTAGGCAAACGGAAACGTGGTGTCGGGGAAGCCGAGGAAGCCGTACCCGATGTCGGTCATCCGGATGGGCTGCGCGAAGCGCTGGTTCAGGAACAGCCGCGCCGTCGATATGTGCGGGTTGATGGCATCGAACACCTGTCGGCCGGCCTCGTCCTCGTTGAAGCCACGCCAGGTGAAATCGCGCAGGTAGCGGCCGCTCTGCGATGCGCCGTAGGCCAGCGTGCGCTGCACGCCACCGGCGAGCGGGTTGGCTTCGCTGCGGTCGTGGCGCAGGAAGGAAACCAGGTCACGCGTCGCCGCGAAGCCGATGCCGGACACCGGCGGGTTTTCTGCCGGATAGACGAACTGGTAGAGCACGCCGAGTTCGAACGGCGTACCCGAAGGCAGCAGGCGGATCGAACGGTCGCCCGAGTACTCCCAGGCCCCCGCGGGGACCAGCGCGGGCTCGTCAGCATTGCGAACGCGCCGGTAGAGCTTCGCCCGCGCCGGGTCGGTCGATGCCGGGCGGAACGTGAGCGGCATCGTCATCGCGTTGCGGGTGTTCGGCAGCAGTTCGTCCCAGACGTCCTGCGCCAGCCCCGGTGCCGAGGGCACCTGGATGCGCAGCGCCCCACCCGCCGCCGGCAACTGGTGGATCCAGCCACTCCACACGACGGTGATCCCCTGCCGCATCAGGAAGCCGTTGCCGAGGTCGTCCGGCTTCAATGGGTTGTTGGTGTCACTGCCGTCGTTGAAGTCGCGCAGTGCGCGCTTGTTGCCACGGTTGTTCACGTCGTAGAGCAGCGCGCCGCTGCCTTTGGCGAGATCGACCGGCTTCAGTATGTCGAGGTCGGACACGTACTCGACGCGGCCGCGGGCGTTGCGCGGCGCAAGCGCGATGTCGACGATGTCGCGGTTGAGCGGATGGACCGGGTCGAGTTCGCCATGGAAGCGCCCGGTGATGCGCTCGTATGCACCGACGGTGCCGAACCCCGGGCCCGGGATCACGTCGCGCCGCACGATCTCGATGCGGGTGACTTCGGCACGTGCGGGCACGGGCAGGCCCGGCAGCGCCATTGCACCCAGCAGTGCCGCAGCCCATACGGCCGGTACCCCGGCCGCCGCTCTCGCATTTCCCATGTTCTCCTCCCCTGATCGTGGTCTTCCCCGGCTTCGACGAAGTCCGCCGCCCCTGGCCGGACGAGCCCGTACGGCGCCGGTCAGCGCGCGCGCAGCGACTGTCCCAGCCCGCGCAGCAGCGGCAGGATCGCATCCATCGTCGGCACCGGCACGCCGGCCTCGTGCGCGAACGCATGCACCTGGCCGAACAGCGCCTCGACTTCGATCGGCCGCCCCTGCAGCACGTCCTGCAGCATCGACGGACGCTGGCCCCAGGTACCGCGACGCGCGATCGTCGGCAGGTCCATCTGGCCGCGCAGATCCCAGCCGAGCGCGGCCGCAACCGCCAGCACTTCCTCCATCACCGACACCATCTGGCCGCAGAGGTCCGGATCGGCCGCCAGCGCGCCCAGGTCGAGCCGTGTCAGCGCGGCGATCGTGTTGCCCGAAGCGTTCGACACCAGCTTGCCCCAGATGTCGCGCCGCAGGTCGTTCGACGCGCGCCCGTCGATGCCGCCCCGGCGCAGCATCGCGACTGACTGCTCCAGCCTTGCGCTGCTGCTGCCATCCGGCTCGCCCAGGATGAAGTGGTTGCTGCCGACATGCGAGATCACGCCAGGCTCGACCAGTTCGCACGGGCAGTAGATCACGCAGCCGACCACGCGCTCGGGACGCACCTCGCGCCACAGCGCGCCGTCGGGGTCGAGCAGCGGCAGCGTACCGCCGGGCCCGGGCCGGCCATGCCGCCACCACCACTGGATGCCATTGAGCATGAACACTACGCTGCCGCCGGGCGCCAGCAGCCGCGCGATGGCTGCGGCCGCCCCCGGCACCGCATGCGCCTTGAGCGTCACCAGCACGAGGTCCTGAGGCGGCAGGGTTGAAGGATCATCGGTCGCCGCCGGCACCGCAGCCTTCAGTTCAGTGCCGCCCGATCGAAGCACCAGACCCCGGCTGCGCATCGCCTGCAGTTGCGGCCCCCGGGCCACCACCGAGATATCGTCTGCACCGGCTGCCAGCAAACGGGTCGCCAGGCTGCCACCGACCGCGCCCGCTCCGAACACGCATACCTTCATTGCACTCCCCCGTCTGTCGCGCGGTTCGCCCGATACGGGGACAGCGCGCTCAGCCGGGATTGTGCGCCCAGTCACGGCGGGCTGCGCAGCCCGCCGCAGGATCAGGGAGCCCTCAGTCAGCCCTCAAGCAGCCCTCAAGCAGCCTTCCGGTCGAGCCGTCTCACGCCCCTGGGCTTGCGCTGCTCGGTACCACCCTCGTCCGCCAGGCAGAAGAAGGCCATCAGGCGCTGCACTTCATCGGCCCTGGCGCGCAGTTCATCCGACGTCGCCGCGAGTTCTTCAGAGCTCGCAGCGGCCTGCTGAGTCGTCGCATTGAGCTGGCCCATCGAATGGGTGATCTGCGTGACCGCATCGCTCTGCTCGGCCGATGCACCGGATATCTCCTGGACCAGCTGGCTGGTCTTGCGGATCGACGGCACCATTGCATCGAGCATCTGCCCCGCACGTTCGGCCTGCTCGACGCTCGATCGGGCCAGCGCCCCGATTTCCTGGGCCGCAACCTGGCTGCGCCCGGCGAGCTGGCGTACCTCGGCCGCCACGACCGCAAAGCCACGCCCGTGTTCGCCGGCGCGCGCTGCCTCGACAGCGGCATTCAGCGCCAGCAGGTTCGTCTGGTAGGCAATGTCGAAGATCACCGAAATACGGTCGGCGATCGCCCGCATCGCCTGCACGGTCTCGGCCACCGCCTTGCCGCTCTCCTGCGCTTCCGTTGCGGCGATGGTCCCGATCTCGTCGGTCTTCGCCGCGCTGCGTGCGTTCTGTCCGACGGAATCGCTGATCTCCTTCAGCGATACGGCGGTCTGGTCGACGCTCGATGCCTGTTCGGACGCGGTCTGCGCGAGCGCCTGCGAGGTCTGCGAGACCTCGGCCGAAGACAGCACGACTGCACCGGCCGCCACGTTCACGTTGCGCACCGTCTGTGCAAGGTGCTCGACGGTGGTCGACAGCGCCTCGGACAGCCGCAGGAACGTTCCCTGGAAAGACCCGGTTTCGCCGACGGTCAGGTCGCCCGTCCGCAGGCGCCCGAGGCCTGCCTCCAGCGCTTCGAGCGGCTGCCTGACCGCATCCAGTGTATCGTTCATTCCGGCAACGACCCGTCCGTAGTGACCGGCATGGCGGCCCGCATCCACCCGCGCATCCAGCCGGCCTTCCGCCGCTGCTGTGGACAGCCCGGTGGCATCTTCCACCAGCGTGCGGACGTTGCAGCGGACCTGCTCGAGCGATCGTGCGACCAGCGCCAGCTCGTCCTGGCCCGACGCGTCCACCGGCTCATCGAGGTCGCCGGCAGCGATCCGATCCGCGATCGAAGCGAGCCCGGACATGCCCGCCGTGATACGACGCACGGTCTGCCTCGCGAGCCAGCCGATGCCCAGGCAGGCGAGCAGCGTCGCGAGCGCAGCAGCGGCGAGGACGAGGCGTTCCATGCTGCGGATACCCTCCCTGGCAGCGCCCACCCGAAGGTCGATGGACTTCGTGACTTCTTCGAACGCCTTGTCCGCGGTCCGGACAGCGGCCTTCAACGGCTCCATCGCCGCATTGCCTGCGGCAGGATCGCTGAGCCGGCCCGCCCGGATGCCCTCGTGGATGCCCTCGACCCCCTTCCGATACCCGGCCAGGCCGCCGCGCAACCGGTCGACGGTCGCCTTCTCTTCCACCGAAAGCAGCGGAAATGCGACGGCCAGGTGGGCTTCGGCGCCGTCCAGGGCCTTGCGCCACTGGTCCATGTACTGCGCAACGCGCTTGGCATCGGTGATGTTGAGGAAAAGGTCCTTCTCGTAGCGCCGGGTGTTGCCGATCCCGGACTGCGCGGCATCGAGTGCGCGCTGGGCAACGAGCTCGCCGTCGAGCAGCCGCCCATTGCGATCGGCCACGCCGCTCAACGCGACCATCATCGCCACCGCGACGACCAGCAGCACTGCACAACTGATCGCGGAAAGCACCAACAACCGGGCACGGATGGTCATCGTCGAACGGACGCTCATCATGCAACCTTTCTTGCAGTGCGTGCGCTGACTACATTGTCTCGCCGATGCCCCCGTACGGCAGCGGGTGCCGCGTCCGCAGCCAGGCGGAAGTACGCCATCAGGCTCTGCAGCTGCTCGGCCTGCGCCGACAGCTGCTCAGCGGTGGCCGAGAGTTCCTCGGATGCCGCTGCCGTCTGCTGGGTGCTCGAGTTCAACTGGCTCATGGCATCGGAGATCAGCGTGACGCCCTGGCTCTGCTCGCCGGATGCCGCAGCGATCTCCTGTACCAGCCCGCTGGTCTTCTTGATCGACGGCACCATCGCCGACAGCAGCTTGCCGGCGCGCTCGGCCAGTTCCACGCTGGACCCGGCCAGCGTGCCGATCT encodes:
- a CDS encoding 2-dehydropantoate 2-reductase, yielding MKVCVFGAGAVGGSLATRLLAAGADDISVVARGPQLQAMRSRGLVLRSGGTELKAAVPAATDDPSTLPPQDLVLVTLKAHAVPGAAAAIARLLAPGGSVVFMLNGIQWWWRHGRPGPGGTLPLLDPDGALWREVRPERVVGCVIYCPCELVEPGVISHVGSNHFILGEPDGSSSARLEQSVAMLRRGGIDGRASNDLRRDIWGKLVSNASGNTIAALTRLDLGALAADPDLCGQMVSVMEEVLAVAAALGWDLRGQMDLPTIARRGTWGQRPSMLQDVLQGRPIEVEALFGQVHAFAHEAGVPVPTMDAILPLLRGLGQSLRAR
- a CDS encoding methyl-accepting chemotaxis protein gives rise to the protein MSVRSTMTIRARLLVLSAISCAVLLVVAVAMMVALSGVADRNGRLLDGELVAQRALDAAQSGIGNTRRYEKDLFLNITDAKRVAQYMDQWRKALDGAEAHLAVAFPLLSVEEKATVDRLRGGLAGYRKGVEGIHEGIRAGRLSDPAAGNAAMEPLKAAVRTADKAFEEVTKSIDLRVGAAREGIRSMERLVLAAAALATLLACLGIGWLARQTVRRITAGMSGLASIADRIAAGDLDEPVDASGQDELALVARSLEQVRCNVRTLVEDATGLSTAAAEGRLDARVDAGRHAGHYGRVVAGMNDTLDAVRQPLEALEAGLGRLRTGDLTVGETGSFQGTFLRLSEALSTTVEHLAQTVRNVNVAAGAVVLSSAEVSQTSQALAQTASEQASSVDQTAVSLKEISDSVGQNARSAAKTDEIGTIAATEAQESGKAVAETVQAMRAIADRISVIFDIAYQTNLLALNAAVEAARAGEHGRGFAVVAAEVRQLAGRSQVAAQEIGALARSSVEQAERAGQMLDAMVPSIRKTSQLVQEISGASAEQSDAVTQITHSMGQLNATTQQAAASSEELAATSDELRARADEVQRLMAFFCLADEGGTEQRKPRGVRRLDRKAA